From Pseudomonas sp. FP2335, the proteins below share one genomic window:
- a CDS encoding FAD:protein FMN transferase, producing the protein MGDLRQVVMMGMLALLAGCGGETLEHFEGPTMGSTYSVQYVRTAHTPAPKELQRQVESLLDEVDRQMSTYRGDSDIERFNALPAHSCQPMPEPILHLVRTGEQLSLASDGAFDLTVEPLLNLWGFGPQARELKVPDAATLAQVRQRVGHQHLRINGAQLCKDAAVEVDFNSIAAGYAVDRIAELLVGQGIHHYLAEATGELKAAGRKPDGTPWRIALEEPRDDQRVAERIIAVDGFGVSTSGDYRNYFQQDGQRYSHTLDARSGTPIRHRLASVTVLHSSALMADGLSTLLLVLGPEQAWNYAEQQQIAAFFVLREGEGFVTRSNKAFEQLTALKP; encoded by the coding sequence ATGGGTGATCTGCGACAAGTGGTGATGATGGGGATGCTTGCCCTGCTGGCGGGATGCGGTGGCGAGACGCTGGAGCACTTTGAAGGCCCGACCATGGGCAGTACGTATTCGGTCCAGTACGTCAGAACGGCCCATACTCCGGCGCCGAAAGAGCTTCAACGCCAAGTGGAAAGTCTCTTGGATGAGGTTGACCGGCAAATGTCGACGTACCGCGGCGATTCGGACATCGAGCGCTTTAATGCCCTGCCGGCGCACAGTTGCCAGCCCATGCCCGAGCCGATCCTGCACTTGGTGCGCACCGGGGAGCAGTTGTCCCTGGCCAGTGACGGCGCGTTTGACCTGACGGTCGAGCCGTTGCTCAACCTGTGGGGCTTCGGCCCCCAGGCGCGTGAGCTGAAGGTGCCGGACGCGGCGACGCTGGCGCAGGTCCGCCAGCGGGTTGGCCACCAGCACCTGCGCATCAACGGCGCGCAGTTGTGCAAGGACGCCGCCGTCGAGGTCGACTTCAACAGCATCGCCGCCGGTTACGCAGTGGATCGCATCGCCGAGTTGTTGGTCGGACAGGGCATCCACCATTACCTCGCCGAAGCGACGGGCGAACTCAAGGCTGCCGGGCGCAAACCGGACGGCACACCCTGGCGCATCGCCCTGGAAGAGCCGCGTGACGATCAACGGGTCGCCGAAAGAATCATCGCCGTGGATGGCTTTGGTGTGTCCACGTCAGGTGACTATCGCAATTATTTCCAGCAGGATGGACAGCGTTATTCCCACACGCTGGATGCGCGCAGTGGTACGCCGATCAGGCATCGACTGGCGTCGGTGACGGTGTTGCATTCGTCGGCGCTGATGGCCGATGGGTTGTCGACGTTGCTGTTGGTGCTTGGGCCTGAACAGGCGTGGAACTACGCCGAACAACAGCAGATCGCGGCGTTTTTTGTGCTGCGTGAGGGCGAAGGTTTCGTCACACGCAGTAACAAGGCATTCGAGCAACTGACGGCGCTGAAACCGTAA
- the sthA gene encoding Si-specific NAD(P)(+) transhydrogenase has product MAVYNYDVVVLGSGPAGEGAAMNAAKAGRKVAMVDSRRQVGGNCTHLGTIPSKALRHSVRQIMQFNTNPMFRAIGEPRWFSFPDVLKSAEKVISKQVASRTGYYARNRVDLFFGTGSFADEQTVEVVCSNGVVEKLVAKHIIIATGSRPYRPADIDFHHPRIYDSDTILSLGHTPRKLIIYGAGVIGCEYASIFSGLGVLVELVDNRDQLLSFLDSEISQALSYHFSNNNITVRHNEEYERVEGLDNGVILHLKSGKKIKADALLWCNGRTGNTDKLGMENIGVKVNSRGQIEVDENYRTCVPNIYGAGDVIGWPSLASAAHDQGRSAAGSIVDNGSWRYVNDVPTGIYTIPEISSIGKNEHELTKAKVPYEVGKAFFKSMARAQIAGEPQGMLKILFHRETLEVLGVHCFGYQASEIVHIGQAIMNQPGEQNTLKYFVNTTFNYPTMAEAYRVAAYDGLNRLF; this is encoded by the coding sequence ATGGCTGTCTACAACTACGACGTGGTGGTACTGGGTTCCGGCCCGGCTGGAGAAGGTGCGGCGATGAACGCCGCGAAGGCAGGGCGCAAGGTGGCGATGGTCGATAGCCGTCGCCAGGTCGGCGGTAACTGCACCCACCTGGGTACCATCCCGTCCAAGGCGTTGCGTCACTCCGTACGCCAGATCATGCAGTTCAACACCAACCCGATGTTCCGGGCCATTGGTGAGCCGCGCTGGTTCTCGTTCCCGGACGTGCTGAAAAGCGCCGAGAAAGTCATCTCCAAGCAGGTCGCCTCGCGCACTGGCTACTACGCGCGCAACCGTGTCGACCTGTTCTTCGGTACCGGCAGTTTCGCCGATGAGCAAACCGTCGAAGTGGTCTGCTCCAATGGCGTGGTCGAAAAGCTGGTGGCCAAGCACATCATCATCGCCACGGGGTCGCGTCCGTATCGTCCGGCGGACATCGATTTCCACCACCCGCGTATCTACGATAGCGACACCATCCTGAGCCTGGGCCACACCCCGCGCAAACTGATCATCTACGGCGCCGGCGTGATCGGCTGTGAATACGCCTCGATCTTCAGCGGCCTGGGTGTGTTGGTGGAGCTGGTGGACAACCGCGACCAGTTGCTGAGCTTCCTCGACTCGGAAATTTCCCAGGCGTTGAGCTACCACTTCAGCAACAACAACATCACCGTGCGCCACAACGAAGAGTACGAGCGCGTCGAAGGCCTGGACAACGGCGTGATCCTGCACCTCAAGTCCGGCAAGAAGATCAAGGCCGACGCCTTGCTGTGGTGCAACGGCCGTACCGGCAACACCGACAAGCTGGGCATGGAAAACATCGGGGTCAAGGTCAACAGCCGTGGCCAGATCGAGGTGGACGAGAACTATCGCACCTGCGTGCCGAACATCTACGGCGCCGGTGACGTGATCGGCTGGCCAAGCCTGGCCAGCGCCGCGCATGACCAGGGCCGTTCGGCCGCTGGCAGCATCGTCGACAATGGCAGCTGGCGTTATGTGAACGACGTGCCGACCGGGATCTACACGATTCCCGAGATCAGCTCGATCGGCAAGAACGAGCACGAACTGACCAAGGCCAAGGTGCCTTACGAAGTGGGCAAGGCGTTCTTCAAGAGCATGGCGCGTGCGCAGATCGCCGGTGAGCCCCAAGGCATGCTGAAGATCCTGTTCCACCGCGAAACCCTGGAAGTCCTCGGCGTGCATTGCTTCGGCTATCAGGCGTCGGAGATCGTGCACATCGGCCAGGCGATCATGAACCAGCCGGGCGAGCAGAATACCCTCAAGTATTTTGTGAACACGACGTTCAACTACCCGACCATGGCCGAAGCCTATCGGGTAGCCGCCTACGACGGTCTCAACCGGCTTTTTTGA
- a CDS encoding glycerophosphodiester phosphodiesterase: protein MTLIYGHRGAKGEAPENTLTSFQECLKHGVRRCELDLHLSMDGELMVIHDPTLKRTADRRGKVVEYSAADLVKMDARKGGPGWITPCPIPRLEELFEKCDFDHWQLEVKSASRTRAATTVLAIREMAVRFGLMDKVTVTSSSREVLKAAVELTPDLSRGLVAEYAWLDPLKVAQNYGCEILALNWTLCTPERLEKAQRQGLHVSVWTVNEPALMRRLADFGVDSLITDFPGLATATLGNY, encoded by the coding sequence GTGACCCTGATTTACGGCCACCGCGGTGCCAAAGGCGAAGCACCGGAAAACACCCTGACCAGCTTTCAGGAATGCCTCAAGCACGGCGTGCGCCGTTGTGAACTGGATCTGCACCTGTCCATGGACGGCGAGTTGATGGTCATCCACGACCCTACCCTCAAGCGCACCGCCGACCGGCGCGGCAAAGTCGTCGAATACTCGGCGGCGGACCTGGTGAAGATGGACGCGCGCAAGGGCGGCCCGGGCTGGATCACGCCTTGCCCGATCCCGCGCCTGGAAGAACTGTTCGAAAAATGCGACTTCGATCACTGGCAACTGGAAGTCAAAAGCGCTTCGCGCACCCGCGCGGCCACCACCGTACTGGCAATTCGTGAGATGGCCGTACGTTTCGGCCTGATGGACAAGGTCACCGTGACCTCAAGTTCGCGGGAAGTACTGAAAGCTGCGGTAGAACTCACCCCGGATCTGTCACGCGGCCTGGTGGCCGAATACGCCTGGCTCGACCCGCTGAAGGTCGCGCAGAACTACGGCTGTGAGATTCTGGCGTTGAACTGGACGTTGTGCACCCCCGAGCGTCTGGAAAAAGCCCAGCGCCAGGGCCTGCATGTATCCGTGTGGACGGTCAACGAACCTGCGCTGATGCGCAGGCTCGCCGACTTCGGCGTAGATAGCCTGATTACAGACTTTCCCGGTTTGGCCACTGCCACCCTCGGGAATTACTGA
- a CDS encoding PilZ domain-containing protein has translation MSTLDEEERREYYRIDDMIALQIKTLSAPEAASKEVLQDESPLFNLLSELHLSEFEAQHLLRQISEKDRSLAAFLKVQNKRLDLLSQVMAQSLRSAVGEPQPVIISEGGIDFQHPTPLVPGAHLAVKLVLMPQALGLLLRARVTHCDPKGAGFDIGTEFESMTDAQRQLLARYILQKQAQERRLAREQSDAQDT, from the coding sequence ATGTCGACATTAGATGAAGAAGAGCGCCGCGAATACTACCGTATCGACGACATGATCGCACTTCAAATCAAAACCCTGTCCGCCCCTGAAGCGGCGAGCAAGGAAGTGTTGCAGGATGAGTCACCGCTGTTCAATCTGCTCAGCGAACTGCACCTGAGCGAATTCGAAGCCCAACACCTGCTACGCCAGATCAGCGAGAAAGATCGCAGCCTGGCCGCCTTCCTCAAAGTGCAGAACAAGCGCCTGGACCTGCTCAGCCAGGTCATGGCGCAAAGCCTGCGCAGTGCGGTTGGCGAGCCGCAGCCGGTGATCATTTCCGAAGGCGGCATCGACTTCCAGCACCCCACCCCGCTCGTCCCCGGCGCACACCTGGCGGTCAAGCTGGTGCTGATGCCCCAGGCGCTCGGCCTGCTGCTGCGTGCGCGGGTGACCCATTGCGATCCCAAGGGCGCAGGTTTTGACATCGGCACCGAATTCGAATCCATGACCGACGCCCAACGCCAACTGCTCGCCCGCTACATCCTGCAAAAACAAGCCCAGGAACGCCGACTGGCGCGGGAACAAAGCGACGCCCAAGACACCTGA
- a CDS encoding lipoprotein-releasing ABC transporter permease subunit: MFRPLFVFIGTRYTRAKRRNHFVSFISLTSMIGLALGVVVMIVVLSVMNGFDHEMRTRVLGMVPHATIEGDAPISDWQSLADKVKQNPKVVAVAPFTQMQGLLTNDGKVQKILLNAIDPAQERNVSIIDKFMLSGKLDDLAPGEFGIVIGDKAAAKLGVNLGDKLTFVAPEVTVTPAGMFPRMKRFTVVGTFHVGAGEIDGYLGLTNLTDLARLHRWKPDQVQGLRLKFNDLFDAPRTSWEIAQHLGESQYYARDWTRTHGNLYQAIRMEKAMIGLLLLLIVAVAAFNIISTLVMVVNDKKGDIAILRTLGATPGQIMAIFMVQGTVIGVVGTLIGTAVGILAALNVSAAIAGLETLIGHKFLNADVYFIDYLPSQVQAQDVLMVGGAALVLSFLATLYPAWRAARTQPAQALRYE, encoded by the coding sequence ATGTTCAGACCTCTCTTCGTATTTATCGGCACGCGTTATACCCGTGCAAAGCGTCGCAATCATTTTGTGTCGTTCATTTCCTTGACCTCGATGATCGGGCTCGCCTTGGGCGTGGTCGTGATGATCGTGGTGCTGTCGGTGATGAACGGCTTCGATCATGAGATGCGTACCCGCGTGCTGGGCATGGTGCCCCACGCGACCATCGAGGGCGACGCGCCCATCAGTGACTGGCAAAGCCTGGCCGACAAGGTCAAGCAGAACCCCAAGGTAGTGGCCGTCGCGCCGTTTACCCAGATGCAGGGGTTGCTGACCAATGACGGCAAGGTGCAGAAGATCCTGCTCAATGCCATCGATCCGGCCCAGGAGCGCAACGTCTCGATCATCGACAAGTTCATGTTGTCGGGCAAACTCGATGACCTGGCGCCGGGTGAATTCGGCATTGTGATCGGCGACAAGGCGGCGGCCAAGCTCGGCGTTAACCTGGGTGACAAGCTGACCTTCGTCGCCCCGGAAGTCACCGTGACCCCGGCAGGCATGTTCCCGCGCATGAAGCGCTTTACCGTGGTCGGCACCTTCCACGTCGGCGCCGGCGAGATCGACGGCTACCTCGGCTTGACCAACCTCACCGACCTGGCGCGCCTGCATCGCTGGAAGCCGGATCAGGTGCAGGGCCTGCGTCTCAAGTTCAACGACCTGTTCGACGCCCCGCGTACCTCGTGGGAAATCGCTCAGCACCTGGGTGAAAGCCAGTACTACGCCCGCGACTGGACGCGTACCCACGGCAACCTGTACCAGGCCATCCGCATGGAAAAAGCCATGATCGGCCTGCTGTTGCTGCTGATCGTCGCCGTGGCCGCGTTCAATATTATCTCCACGCTGGTGATGGTGGTGAACGACAAGAAGGGCGACATCGCCATTCTGCGCACCCTGGGTGCCACGCCCGGGCAGATCATGGCGATCTTCATGGTGCAGGGCACGGTGATCGGCGTGGTCGGCACCTTGATCGGTACCGCCGTCGGGATTTTGGCCGCGCTCAACGTCAGCGCCGCCATCGCCGGCCTTGAAACCTTGATCGGCCACAAATTCCTCAACGCCGACGTCTATTTCATCGATTACTTGCCGTCCCAGGTGCAGGCCCAGGACGTGTTGATGGTGGGCGGCGCCGCGTTGGTATTGAGCTTCCTTGCCACCCTGTATCCAGCCTGGCGCGCGGCACGTACCCAGCCAGCACAGGCCTTACGTTATGAGTGA
- the lolD gene encoding lipoprotein-releasing ABC transporter ATP-binding protein LolD produces MSEKAILSCRNLGKSYEEGPESVVVLSNLQLELHPGERVAIVGSSGSGKSTLLNLLGGLDTPSQGSVWLAGEELSALGEKARGQLRNRSLGFVYQFHHLLPEFTALENVCMPLLIGKTAIPEARQRAQALLERVGLGHRLEHKPAELSGGERQRVAIARALVNNPGLVMLDEPTGNLDSHTAQGIKDLMLELSTQMRTAFLVVTHDMSMARQMDRVLHLQEGHLVAI; encoded by the coding sequence ATGAGTGAAAAAGCAATCTTGAGCTGCCGCAACCTGGGCAAGTCCTACGAGGAAGGCCCGGAGTCGGTGGTGGTGCTGTCGAACCTGCAACTGGAACTGCATCCTGGCGAGCGCGTGGCGATTGTCGGCAGTTCCGGCTCCGGCAAAAGTACCCTGCTGAACCTGTTGGGCGGCCTCGATACGCCGTCCCAGGGCAGCGTCTGGCTGGCCGGCGAAGAACTTTCGGCCCTCGGTGAAAAGGCTCGTGGCCAACTGCGCAACCGTTCCCTCGGTTTTGTGTACCAGTTCCACCACCTGCTGCCGGAGTTCACCGCCCTGGAAAACGTGTGCATGCCGCTGCTGATCGGCAAGACCGCGATCCCGGAAGCCCGCCAGCGCGCCCAAGCCTTGTTGGAGCGCGTCGGCCTCGGCCATCGCCTGGAGCACAAGCCGGCCGAGCTGTCCGGTGGTGAGCGCCAGCGCGTGGCCATCGCCCGCGCCCTGGTGAACAACCCGGGCCTGGTGATGCTCGACGAGCCGACCGGCAACCTCGACTCCCACACCGCCCAGGGCATCAAGGACTTGATGCTGGAACTGAGCACCCAGATGCGCACTGCGTTCCTGGTGGTGACCCATGATATGAGCATGGCCCGCCAGATGGACCGTGTGCTGCACCTGCAGGAAGGTCATCTGGTCGCCATCTGA
- a CDS encoding lipoprotein-releasing ABC transporter permease subunit yields MFRPLSIFIGTRYTRAKRRNRFVSFISMTSMIGLALGVLAMIVVLSVMNGFQREMSSRILGMVPHATIVGVNPIDDWQPLAAAAMKNPEVTAAVPFTQMDGMFSYKGAMQPIEISGVDPAQEGKVSIVAQHIVQGKLDDLKPGEFGVVVGEITARRFRLNVGDKLTLIVPEISSAPGGITPRMQRLNVVGIFKVGAELDGSMALIHMADAAEIQHWQPNQVQSVRLAVKDLYAAPKVSADIAASLGAAYKADDWTHTQGSLFSAMKMEKTMIGLLLLMIVAVAAFNIIATLIMVVNDKGADIAILRTIGATPRQIMAIFMVQGTVIGIVGTLIGGVLGVIAALNVSELVGWVERVTGQHIFSSDVYFVSNLPSELQGGDVLLICTAGFVLSFLATLYPAYRAAKIEPAHALRYS; encoded by the coding sequence ATGTTCAGACCGTTATCGATTTTCATCGGCACGCGCTATACCCGCGCCAAGCGCCGCAACCGTTTTGTTTCGTTTATCTCGATGACCTCGATGATCGGCCTCGCCCTGGGCGTGCTGGCGATGATCGTGGTGTTGTCGGTAATGAACGGCTTTCAGCGTGAAATGAGCTCGCGCATCCTTGGCATGGTGCCCCACGCCACCATCGTCGGCGTGAACCCGATTGACGACTGGCAGCCGCTGGCTGCCGCTGCGATGAAGAATCCCGAGGTGACTGCCGCAGTACCGTTCACGCAAATGGATGGCATGTTCTCCTACAAGGGCGCCATGCAGCCGATTGAAATCAGCGGCGTCGACCCGGCCCAGGAAGGCAAGGTGTCGATCGTGGCCCAGCACATCGTGCAGGGCAAACTGGATGACCTGAAACCCGGCGAGTTCGGTGTGGTGGTCGGCGAAATCACCGCACGGCGCTTTCGCTTGAACGTGGGTGACAAGCTGACCCTGATCGTGCCGGAAATCAGCAGCGCGCCGGGGGGCATCACCCCGCGCATGCAGCGCTTGAATGTGGTTGGCATCTTCAAGGTCGGCGCCGAGCTGGATGGCTCCATGGCGTTGATCCACATGGCTGACGCGGCAGAAATCCAGCATTGGCAGCCGAACCAGGTGCAGAGCGTGCGCCTGGCGGTGAAGGACCTGTACGCCGCCCCCAAAGTCTCGGCCGATATTGCCGCTAGCCTGGGCGCGGCTTACAAGGCGGATGACTGGACCCACACCCAGGGCAGCCTGTTCAGCGCGATGAAGATGGAAAAGACCATGATCGGCTTGTTGCTGCTGATGATCGTCGCGGTGGCGGCGTTCAACATCATCGCGACCTTGATCATGGTGGTGAACGACAAGGGCGCCGACATCGCAATTCTGCGCACCATCGGCGCCACGCCACGCCAGATCATGGCGATCTTCATGGTGCAGGGCACGGTGATCGGCATCGTCGGCACGTTGATTGGCGGTGTGCTGGGGGTGATTGCGGCCCTGAACGTGAGTGAGCTGGTGGGCTGGGTCGAGCGGGTGACGGGGCAGCATATCTTCAGCTCAGACGTGTACTTCGTCAGTAACCTGCCCTCGGAGCTGCAAGGCGGCGATGTGCTGCTGATTTGTACGGCAGGGTTTGTGTTGAGCTTTTTGGCGACGCTGTACCCGGCGTATCGGGCGGCGAAGATTGAGCCGGCGCATGCCCTGAGATACTCGTAG
- a CDS encoding heavy metal sensor histidine kinase, with translation MIKRLSLASRLALLFAACTAVVSLLAGVLFNRASEAHFIELDQQLLETRLGALRSTLQGVDTPQLFSQREAQLRTELDHQPDLTLRISAAGQRWFDGAPGVTLPESPGLHRLQHAGTDYRVYNAPLSAGQPGSAQLSLMLDITHHQHFLQRMQHLIWLTVGLSALATALLGAWAARSGLRPLRRMGEVAAGVSAHSLTQRLPQEQMPAELAELAQAFNAMLGRLDDAFQRLSAFSADIAHELRTPLSNLLTQTQVILTQPRPLEDYREALHSNLEELQWMAQLVNDMLYLAKADHGLLMPRREPLALADEVDALLEFFALLAEDAQISLTREGTAHITGDRGMLRRALSNLLDNALRFTPTGGEVRVRIEDGVRLTVENTGEGIAPQLLPKLFDRFYRADPARREGSSEHAGLGLAITQSIVRAHGGRIFCESGPGWTRFVVELPQPD, from the coding sequence TTGATCAAGCGCCTGTCCCTGGCCAGCCGCCTGGCGCTGCTGTTTGCCGCGTGCACGGCGGTGGTCTCGTTGCTCGCCGGCGTGTTGTTCAACCGCGCCAGCGAGGCGCACTTCATCGAACTGGATCAGCAACTGCTCGAAACCAGGCTGGGAGCCCTGCGCAGTACCTTGCAGGGGGTCGACACGCCGCAGCTATTCAGCCAGCGCGAAGCGCAATTGCGCACTGAACTCGATCACCAACCCGACCTGACCCTGCGCATCAGCGCTGCCGGCCAACGCTGGTTTGATGGTGCGCCGGGGGTCACGCTACCCGAATCCCCGGGCCTGCATCGCCTGCAACACGCCGGCACCGATTACCGTGTCTACAACGCGCCGCTGAGCGCCGGTCAACCGGGCTCGGCGCAACTGAGCCTGATGCTCGACATCACCCACCACCAGCACTTCCTGCAACGCATGCAGCATTTGATCTGGCTCACCGTCGGCCTTTCGGCACTCGCCACCGCACTGCTCGGCGCGTGGGCGGCACGCAGTGGCTTGCGGCCACTGCGGCGCATGGGGGAAGTGGCGGCGGGCGTTTCCGCCCACTCCCTGACCCAGCGCCTGCCCCAGGAACAAATGCCGGCGGAACTGGCCGAGTTGGCCCAAGCCTTCAATGCCATGCTCGGCCGCCTGGACGACGCGTTCCAGCGCCTCTCGGCGTTCTCCGCCGACATCGCCCATGAACTGCGCACGCCGCTGTCAAACCTGCTGACCCAGACCCAGGTCATCCTCACCCAGCCACGCCCGCTAGAGGATTATCGCGAGGCCCTGCACAGCAACCTGGAAGAGCTGCAATGGATGGCACAGCTCGTGAACGACATGTTGTATTTGGCCAAGGCGGACCACGGTTTGCTGATGCCCAGGCGCGAACCGCTGGCACTGGCGGACGAAGTGGATGCCCTGCTGGAGTTTTTTGCGTTGCTGGCGGAAGACGCGCAGATCAGCCTGACGCGCGAAGGCACGGCCCACATCACCGGGGATCGTGGGATGCTGCGTCGGGCGCTGTCGAACCTGCTGGATAACGCGCTGCGGTTCACCCCGACAGGCGGAGAAGTGCGGGTACGGATCGAGGACGGGGTGCGGCTGACTGTCGAGAACACCGGGGAAGGCATTGCACCGCAGTTGCTACCAAAGCTGTTTGACCGCTTCTACCGGGCTGACCCGGCGCGGCGCGAGGGCAGCAGCGAGCATGCGGGGCTGGGGCTGGCGATTACCCAGTCGATTGTGCGGGCGCATGGGGGGCGGATTTTCTGTGAGTCCGGGCCGGGGTGGACCAGGTTTGTGGTTGAGCTGCCACAGCCGGATTGA
- a CDS encoding heavy metal response regulator transcription factor has product MKLLIVEDQPKTGHYLRQGLAEAGFTTELVADGTSGQHLALTGDYDLLILDVMLPGRDGWQILQAVRSAGLDIPVLFLTARDAVEDRVHGLELGADDYLVKPFAFSELLARVRSLLRRGSSSPQETALQLADLRLDLIRRRVERDGQRIDLTAKEFSLLELLLRRQGEVLPKSLIASQVWDMNFDSDTNIIEVAIRRLRLKVDDNFPNKLIHTVRGMGYVLEERVN; this is encoded by the coding sequence ATGAAATTGCTGATTGTCGAAGACCAACCGAAAACCGGCCATTACCTGCGCCAGGGCCTGGCCGAGGCCGGCTTCACCACCGAACTGGTGGCCGACGGCACCAGCGGCCAGCACCTGGCACTGACCGGCGACTATGATCTGCTAATCCTCGACGTGATGCTGCCGGGGCGCGACGGCTGGCAAATCCTGCAAGCGGTACGCAGCGCTGGCCTGGACATTCCGGTGCTGTTTCTCACCGCTCGCGACGCCGTGGAAGACCGCGTGCATGGCCTGGAGCTCGGCGCCGACGATTATCTGGTCAAACCCTTCGCCTTTTCCGAACTGCTGGCCCGGGTACGCAGCCTGCTGCGCCGCGGTAGCAGTTCGCCGCAGGAAACCGCCCTGCAACTGGCCGACTTGCGCCTGGACCTGATCCGCCGCCGCGTCGAGCGGGATGGCCAGCGCATCGACCTCACCGCCAAGGAGTTCTCCCTGCTGGAACTGCTGCTGCGCCGCCAGGGCGAAGTATTGCCAAAATCACTGATTGCCTCACAAGTGTGGGACATGAACTTCGACAGCGACACCAACATCATCGAAGTGGCGATCCGCCGCCTGCGCCTGAAAGTCGACGACAACTTCCCCAACAAACTGATCCACACGGTGCGCGGCATGGGTTATGTGCTGGAGGAGCGTGTCAATTGA
- a CDS encoding cupredoxin family protein codes for MALRTPLLLAGCLLVASFGAMADAAHTFAFGHAAPAEQATRTVEVTLRDIAFSPKSLDVKAGETVRFVLVNKGQLLHEFNLGDAAMHAQHQKEMLQMQASGMLTATGMGKMDHSAMGHGAMMKHDDPNSVLVEPGKTAELTWTFTQSTGLEFACNLPGHYQAGMVGKLNVE; via the coding sequence ATGGCATTGCGTACACCCCTGTTGTTGGCAGGTTGCCTGTTGGTGGCGAGTTTTGGTGCGATGGCGGATGCGGCACATACCTTTGCCTTCGGCCACGCGGCCCCTGCCGAGCAGGCCACGCGTACCGTGGAAGTGACCCTGCGGGACATTGCTTTTTCGCCCAAGTCACTGGACGTGAAGGCCGGTGAGACCGTGCGCTTTGTCCTGGTGAATAAAGGCCAGTTGCTGCACGAATTCAACCTGGGCGATGCGGCGATGCATGCCCAGCACCAGAAGGAAATGTTGCAGATGCAGGCCAGCGGCATGCTCACCGCCACTGGCATGGGCAAGATGGATCACAGCGCCATGGGCCATGGCGCAATGATGAAGCATGATGATCCCAACAGCGTGTTGGTCGAGCCCGGCAAAACCGCCGAGTTGACGTGGACGTTCACCCAGTCCACGGGCCTGGAGTTTGCTTGCAACCTGCCAGGGCATTATCAGGCGGGCATGGTTGGCAAGCTGAACGTCGAGTAG
- the queF gene encoding NADPH-dependent 7-cyano-7-deazaguanine reductase QueF (Catalyzes the NADPH-dependent reduction of 7-cyano-7-deazaguanine (preQ0) to 7-aminomethyl-7-deazaguanine (preQ1) in queuosine biosynthesis) translates to MHPAAEHSPLGKSSEYISTYTPSLLFPIPRAAKWAELGLSAETLPYKGVDFWNCFELSWLLPSGKPVVAIGEFSIPADSPNIIESKSFKLYLNSLNQTAFADTASLEATLRTDLGAAAGKPVSVRIRSLAEIEAEGVMALPGVCIDELDISVSNYEHPRPELLRCDESRIVEESVHSHLLKSNCPVTSQPDWGSVVVEYRGRALDHASLLEYIVSFRQHSDFHEQCVERIFLDLQRLLKPEKLTVYARYVRRGGLDINPYRSTEDVAFQNVRLARQ, encoded by the coding sequence ATGCATCCCGCAGCCGAACATTCGCCGCTGGGCAAGTCCAGTGAATACATCTCCACCTACACCCCGTCGTTGTTGTTCCCGATCCCTCGCGCCGCCAAATGGGCCGAGCTGGGCCTGAGTGCCGAGACCCTGCCATACAAAGGCGTGGATTTCTGGAACTGCTTCGAACTGTCCTGGCTGCTGCCGTCGGGCAAGCCGGTGGTGGCCATCGGTGAGTTCAGCATCCCGGCTGACTCGCCGAATATCATTGAGTCCAAGTCCTTCAAACTGTACCTCAACTCGTTGAACCAGACCGCGTTTGCCGATACGGCAAGCCTGGAAGCGACCTTGCGTACCGACCTCGGCGCCGCCGCCGGCAAGCCAGTGAGCGTGCGCATCCGCAGCCTGGCCGAGATCGAGGCCGAAGGCGTGATGGCGTTGCCCGGTGTGTGCATTGATGAGTTGGACATCAGCGTCAGCAACTACGAACACCCACGCCCGGAACTGCTGCGTTGCGATGAATCGCGGATTGTCGAGGAGAGCGTGCATAGCCACCTGCTCAAATCCAACTGCCCGGTGACCAGCCAGCCCGATTGGGGCAGTGTGGTGGTCGAATACCGGGGTCGCGCGTTGGACCACGCGAGCTTGCTGGAATATATCGTGAGCTTTCGCCAGCACTCTGACTTCCATGAGCAGTGCGTGGAGCGCATCTTCCTGGATTTGCAGCGCTTGCTGAAGCCGGAAAAACTGACCGTGTATGCGCGGTATGTTCGCAGGGGCGGGTTGGATATCAACCCGTATCGCAGTACTGAAGATGTGGCGTTCCAGAACGTGCGCCTGGCGCGTCAGTAA